One stretch of Armigeres subalbatus isolate Guangzhou_Male chromosome 2, GZ_Asu_2, whole genome shotgun sequence DNA includes these proteins:
- the LOC134215358 gene encoding uncharacterized protein K02A2.6-like — MKRAKLLHLGGVELQRIFRSLPDHDKTPLVTLQPKVYDLAIELLDSYFQAGRQDVIERRKLRKLKQEHNEKFSHFVIRLRQQVLNCGFEKYSVEVGEILKEIYLIDVVVENCRSDELRKAILKKDQTLREIEEIAATIENTDQQLKDLKESDFSSNTQVYGIGSARRITHKTKKFPISNGRDRSQRFGNTLKRTRGSFGQKNEKLACYSCGQEGHFSKSPECPAKGRTCRRCRGLDHFEAMCRKRDHNSVAGEKTKERRVYEVEHIPVSKKLCDEEQESNSEGSTKVYYAFYGGNESNILDCTVGGVPMEVLIDSGADANLIRIETWEMLKNEKVQVMKSTKGCSRVLKGYGSDKPLSVVGTFEAEVSIGGKVVVAEFFVVRDGQKDILGDLTAKTLGVLKVGIDINNVATELKPFSKIKDTKAQIRIIPGARPVFQPLRRIPIPMEEAVNNKLEQLLKRDIIEVKQGPATWVSPLVIVGKASGEPRICLDLRRVNEAVVREHFPMPVVDQYLARLGKGKMWSKLDIREAFHQVELEEDSRDITTFITNRGLFRFKRLPFGLVTAPEIFQRIMEEMLSGCEGTYWYLDDVIIEGETKEIHDRNLNKVDLY; from the exons ATGAAGCGTGCAAAGTTACTCCATTTGGGTGGAGTGGAACTCCAAAGAATATTCCGTAGTCTACCTGACCACGATAAAACACCCTTGGTGACATTGCAACCAAAAGTTTACGATTTGGCTATCGAGCTTCTTGATTCATATTTTCAAGCGGGTCGGCAAGATGTGATCGAAAGACGAAAGCTAAGAAAACTAAAACAGGAACACAATGAGAAATTTTCTCATTTTGTCATTCGTCTCCGCCAGCAAGTACTGAATTGCGGCTTCGAAAAATATTCGGTTGAGGTAggagaaattttgaaagaaatttatttgattgatGTTGTAGTGGAAAACTGTCGGTCAGATGAGCTCCGTAAAGCAATACTTAAAAAGGATCAAACGCTCAGAGAAATAGAAGAAATTGCTGCAACAATTGAAAACACTGATCAACAGTTGAAAGATTTAAAAGAAAGTGATTTCTCAAGTAATACTCAAGTTTATGGAATCGGTAGCGCACGCAGAATTACACATAAGACTAAGAAATTTCCCATAAGTAATG GAAGAGATCGATCACAGCGATTTGGGAATACATTAAAACGGACGCGAGGATCATTTGGTCAAAAGAACGAAAAGTTAGCTTGCTACTCGTGCGGTCAAGAAGGGCATTTTTCTAAATCACCAGAATGCCCAGCAAAGGGACGCACGTGTCGGCGGTGTCGCGGTTTGGACCATTTTGAAGCAATGTGTAGAAAACGTGATCATAATTCTGTAGCCGGAGAAAAAACAAAAGAACGAAGGGTTTACGAAGTGGAACATATACCTGTTAGCAAGAAACTGTGTGATGAAGAGCAAGAAAGTAACTCGGAAGGTTCAACAAAGGTGTACTACGCTTTCTATGGTGGCAACGAAAGTAATATTTTGGATTGCACAGTTGGTGGTGTACCAATGGAAGTGTTGATTGATTCGGGCGCCGACGCAAACCTAATTCGAATAGAGACGTGGGAAATGTTGAAGAATGAGAAGGTTCAGGTCATGAAGTCGACAAAAGGATGTTCAAGAGTACTGAAGGGTTATGGTAGTGACAAACCGCTTTCCGTTGTCGGAACGTTTGAGGCCGAGGTCTCCATTGGAGGAAAAGTCGTAGTTGCAGAATTTTTCGTCGTGAGAGATGGCCAAAAGGATATTTTGGGAGACCTGACTGCTAAAACGCTAGGAGTGCTGAAAGTAGGAATCGACATCAATAACGTGGCCACCGAACTCAAACCCTTCAGTAAAATAAAAGATACCAAAGCACAAATCCGAATTATCCCAGGTGCGAGGCCGGTTTTCCAACCGTTGCGTAGAATACCAATACCTATGGAAGAAGCTGTGAATAACAAGTTAGAGCAATTACTCAAACGGGACATTATTGAAGTAAAACAAGGACCAGCAACATGGGTGTCACCTCTAGTAATTGTTGGAAAAGCATCTGGCGAGCCAAGAATTTGTCTTGATTTACGACGTGTTAATGAGGCTGTAGTTCGAGAACATTTCCCAATGCCAGTTGTTGACCAGTACTTGGCAAGGCTGGGAAAGGGAAAGATGTGGAGTAAGCTCGATATCAGAGAAGCGTTTCACCAAGTAGAACTAGAAGAAGATTCGAGAGACATTACTACGTTCATAACAAATCGCGGGTTGTTCAGATTCAAGAGGCTTCCTTTCGGATTGGTAACAGCCCCAGAAATTTTCCAGCGCATTATGGAGGAAATGCTTTCAGGTTGCGAGGGAACTTATTGGTACCTTGATGATGTCATAATTGAAGGAGAAACAAAAGAGATACACGACAGAAACTTGAATAAGGTAgatttatattga
- the LOC134215359 gene encoding uncharacterized protein LOC134215359 has protein sequence MTSRRTVPVKLTIAVGVLFLVSVCYPSLAARKSSSSSARMLESSFDDELIPSYECSHRSRDWTMRCMVPVTNFQMSLDLCGTKQKPDESHIQRCVKELYILGKSCPQTSMIDAAKEMMHQKGPPPPPKQAPSKVKKPKLPAPLENSLPKLSKAYSKGKISDKKKEKFDL, from the exons ATGACTTCAAGACGTACGGTTCCGGTGAAGTTGACGATAGCTGTAGGGGTTTTGTTCCTCGTTTCCGTTTGCTATCCGTCCCTGGCAGCAAGAAAATCATCTTCTTCTAGTGCTCGTATGCTCGAGAGCAGTTTTGATGACGAACTG ATTCCATCTTACGAGTGTTCACACCGTAGTCGTGATTGGACGATGCGGTGCATGGTTCCGGTAACTAACTTTCAAATGTCTCTCGATCTGTGCGGAACGAAACAG AAACCAGACGAGAGTCATATCCAACGATGCGTGAAAGAGCTGTACATTCTTGGAAAATCCTGCCCGCAAACGTCGATGATTGACGCAGCGAAGGAAATGATGCACCAAAAAGGTCCACCTCCACCGCCGAAACAAGCCCCGTCCAAAGTGAAGAAGCCCAAGTTACCGGCTCCCCTTGAAAATAGTCTGCCAAAGCTGTCAAAAGCATACTCTAAAGGAAAAATCAGcgacaagaagaaagaaaagttCGATCTTTGA